The following DNA comes from Brassica oleracea var. oleracea cultivar TO1000 chromosome C5, BOL, whole genome shotgun sequence.
AGTGGAAATGTTCATGTAAAAGCAAGAAGACAGAAACTTTATTTAATTCTTTGGTCTTTTTTTGTTTGTTTGTCAACTATATTTCATGAAAATTGAATCAATGCGCAAAGTTAACCATGTCTTTTCAAATCTGATTGTATATTTTCCTGAAAACCATGTTCGTTACAGAAATTAACCGGATAAACACGAACAATACGTAGTATTTAACTAAATAATAGTAAACGTATGTGATAATCCTAAATATGCTTCGGACCATAATATTCTGTTCAACAAAAGAGTTTGCCTCCAATTATCTCATCTCTTGATATAGCCCTAGACAAAGCACGTGAAACAAGCACGTTACGAAAAAAAGAAATCGGATAAATAATACACCTCGATTTACTACTTTATTAGGCTGTCAAAGATTAGTATATTGGACTGTCTCTCCCACTATCCGGTTTATATTCTTTACATTTTACATAAAAAACTTTTTTTTTTGTATGGATTTGAATGTTTTAGATCTAAGATAGGCAGATAATGATATAAACAAATGCAACTCTACCTTCTTACTCTATGTCTATACCATAACAGACCACTAAGATCATAAAACAACATTATACTATTGTAATAAGTTATGTAGAGAGAGTTTTTTTTATAACAAATATGTATGGTCTCGTCACTATAGTGAGTATATAAGTCTCTAATATTTTATACTTTACTTTTGTGAGAATTAATTTATTTGAATGACCATATACGTACGAAATTCCTTCATATTTTTTATAATTCGTGTATGAATTTACCTATTTGCTACAAATGGTTTCTCCTATGTTTCATCTTGTATATGATGCATGTCGGTCCTAATAGAGAAGTCAAAGCTTAGGAACACAAAATCATAATCTGTATGTTGGGATATCAAACACAAAGACAGTTTGGCCGAGTGGTCTAAGGCGCCAGATTTAGGCTCTGGTCCGAAAGGGCGTGGGTTCAAATCCCACAGCTGTCAATTTATTTATTGATCTTTTGCAATGTGAACCCTCTATCTTGTCGAGAAGGTTTCTATTTTCTTGCACCAATAAAACCGCTTAATTTTGAACAGAATAGTGAATGTTTGTTCACGGAAAAAGCGAACACATATGAAGCCATGACTATCTTTTGAATCTTGACCATCCCCTTATGTTCAAGATCCTTTCCTTGTCTACCAAGCAACCATTTCTTCCTCAATCTCTGATCAAATATTTTCACGTACAGATCAAAAAGATGAAGAGTCAGAGCAGAAACTTAGCCACCCTGAGTTTGATGATAATTACCGTTTTGTCATGGACGAGGATTGTGGCTGGACAAGAAGCACTAATAGGAAAAAAAGTATTGCCGTTGTGCCACAGAGAATGTATGCCAATATGCATGAAAGTGACCGAGGCAACGCAAGAGATTTTGTGATGGTGCATGTCAAGCGGGTTGTGTTCAGCTTCAAGGTAGAGGCACTGGACTTTCAGCCACCGATCAAGGAGTCGATATGGTCATTGCATAGAAAAATATTTAGCATCTTTATAACTGGAAATTTAATTTTGATATGTTTATGAAATTAAAATTCATTTATTAGTTTATATATACAGAAAGTAAATATTTGTTTTAATAGTTTTATTTTGTCATTTTAGTTAGAACTGTGATTTCAAATATAATATTCTTATATCAAATTGCTTATTTCAGATATATATAGTTGTAAAATAATATTTTAAACCATAATTAAAATTTGTTCTAAATAAAATAAACTCAAAATAATTTGTTGATTACATTCAGATTGATTCTATATTCGAGATTAAAAATGTTTATATAAAATTATATTATATAATTTAGTATATGTTGTTTTAAAATAAAATTAAAGAAACAAAAATATAAATGGCCACGGTTCATAATTGTCTAACCAATTAAACAGATACTTTTTTTTTGAAAATTTATCGATCAGTACAAAGTTATAAACTTAATTAAGCTATAACAACAACATTATGGTTATAGTTAGGGCTAGGGAAATGAATCAAAAGCTGTGCCCTCCGTCTTGGGCCTGTCCACTCAAAACTTAACTCGAGACTTTTCGGGTGAGGCAAAAATTTTCCTTTTTTTTTTCTTTTAACAGGATCTTTCCTTTCTATATTTTTTTTTCTACCTGACTACATCAGTTCTACATGGTTTCGAAACCAAAGTTTAGTGCTCTAAATAAATCTCACCTTAAACTTTTTTTTGGTAAACAACTCACCTTTGGACACTCAAAGCATATGTTAGTGAATGGGTATCGTTAGGATAGCGTAAGATCCATCTATGTGTTTCTAGATGATACTAGTTGACTCTATTGTATTGTGATTTAATGTTTCTAAAGGTTAACAATCATGTATTTTCCACTTGGTTAACGGAAATTGTAATTGAGCCAAAAAAAAAATATATGTTAGTGAATACGCGAATTGATGAGCAAATAAAAAGGATACAGAAATTTTTAGGGAAATTAGTTCAAATGACACCAAAAAATAATAATTCACTAAATAACCAAAACTCCACCCTCTCTTTTCTTTTCTCTTTCTATCTCTCTAACTTTTTAATACAAATCTAAGTTCCCCATTTTTATGGTTATTCCACAGATAATCCCAAATTTTTACTCACAACCATACGCGAATTGAGTGTAACTCGAGTACGTCACGTCAGAAGCTTTTCCTAAATTCACTATTCACTTACACTCAAGCTTTTCCTTTTTTTTCTTTTGGACAAAATTTGGATAAATCTTTGACGACATGGCTTTCTTTTATATTCTATGTGATATATAAATATATGAATTTACTTTTTTTTTGCAACTAATATATGGATTTACTTTATGCTTTCAGCCTTTCACAAACTACCTTTTGCTGCCATTCTTTGAGATAAAAATTATTTTAGTTTATATTAAGAAAAACAGATAATGTTTCTTTTTAGTTTCGATTTACATGGTAGGGAATACGTGTATATATAATATATATGTCATGTCAGCATCTTGCGACACTGTTTAAACGTGGGAAGAAAAGTCTAAACTCTTATCTTTAAGGCACGGTGCCTCAGGCCCTTGTGCATTTACAACCTCTTATTAATATTGTTTTCTAATCCGACAGGAGAAAGTGCTTGTCGTTGTCATTTACTACGTTTTTAACATTAAAACGCACAATGATTGAAAAGAACATAAATTATTTGTTCAAGCATTTGTTATTTGCATATATCCCGTTAAAAGTTTAATTTTGCTAATGTTTGAGTTATGTTTCTTTAAAAACAAGAGGAGAGTTTCATTCTCTACGTGTTAAGAGTCTTAACCTAACAACCTATAATGGAATTCTTAAATTTTTTGTTTTTCCAGATTAAAAAAAAATTAAAAAATAGACCAATGCGGACCGCCACCCTAGGACCCACCCACTATTATATTTTTTTGTTAAGCACTTCCCATAAACACTTAGATTAATGGTGCTCTTAACTCCTACACACGGAGTTTCAAACTCTGTTGTGGACCATGAAATCTTCTATTCAGTTGAACAATATAGCGATGACATTCAAGACGGACTGTCTCCAACTTGTCCATCTCTTCAGAGAAGACGAAGAAGACAATTGGCCATCCTTGTTGATTGAATTTGATGAATTTCATCGTATTCGTTCTATGTTTATTTTTTTGCTCTATATCTTTTATTCCTCGTTTCCTAAACTTCTACGCCGATAGCCTTGCAAAAAGAGTTCATTCTCGAGGTTTCTCATTTTTTCATGTAGACTCTCAGCTTTCAATCAGGATGGCTCCTGAGGCCAACCTCTTAGTAGTTACTTAATAAAATATGGACTTTTGATGTAAAAAAAAAAACAAGAGGAGAGTAGAGTACAAGTGGAAATATGGAACACAACATATGTTAAACATGTATAAATTCAAATCGATAACAAACAGATACTATAAAAAAGACAACTCGTCAGCACAAATGTTTGGCAAGGAAAAATCACAAATAATCAGTGTTTCAAAAAAAAAAAAAAATCGAAACATGTCGTCAACTAAAATATTCCAGGTACGAGGGCAGCCACTTCCTAGGTTTCCGGTAAGAAACCACCGTATGATAAACACTGTTGTTTGTGGATTTCCCATAATAAGTCACCACCGTGTAAGCAACGTACTCAGCCGTACGAGTGGTCCGTTTTTGGGTTATGTCCCAGCAAGAACCGACGAGAACCCGTTTCTTCGTGGCGACAGTAACGGTAGATTCGGGAAGTTCGGTGGAAAGTTTGTACCGGAGACATTGATGTCTTGCCTGAGAGATCTTGAAGACGAGTTCAATTTTGTTTTGAGCGATCATGAATTTCAGGTTGGCCTTTTCTCGAATATATTTATCAAGCTTAACCTATATTTTTTTTAAAGGTCCTTTTAATGCGTAAGTAAGCAACTCTATTTCATTTAAGATCATTGTTTTTGCATCATATAAGTTAACCAGGTCACTGGGATCGATCGAGAAATGATACAAATCATGCATGCTATGGATCGTATGGATATATATAATACAGTCAGTATGGATACTGCACAAAAAAAAAGTTTATTATATGTATTTTGCGACTAGTCAAAACTACCGGCTTCATCTATACTAGATTTTGACCCGCGTTTTCAAAACGCGGGTTTATTATTATTTTTTTAATTGACAAATATTTAGTAAATGTCATATTTCATATATTTGTGTTTTATTTTATAAAAGACTTAAACTTTTTATCTTTCTTTATCGTGTTTCATTTTAAATGACTGTTTATGTTTAAAAAATTAAACTTTACTTTTTTAATGAATTAAGTTGGTATAACTTTGATAAATTAATTTTATTATGTGGTTAATATTTTTAATAAAAAATAATTATATACTTTTAATAAAGATTTATAATTTTCAATGAAAAAATCAATTTTTTTATGAATGCTTAAATTATATTTAAAAAAGAAAAAAAATAATTAAGAATGGTTGAAAAAAAATTATTTGAACTTGGACTCAATGGCCCAAAGGAAAAAAAATGTGAGAATTGGATCTGATTTCTTAATCGGCCCAAATGGCCCAAGAGAGATCTGATGTGGAATGTGGTTAATATTTCTAATAAAAATAATTATATACTTTTAATAAAGATTTATAATTTTCAATGAAAAAATCAATTTTTTTATGAATGCTTAAATTATATTTAAAAAAGAAAAAAAATAATTAAGAATGGTTGAAAAAAAATTATTTGAACTTGGACTCAAAGGCCCAAAAAAAAAAATGTGAGAATTAGATCTGATTTCTTAGTCGGCCCAAATGGCCCAAGAGAGATCTGATGTGGACAGTGGGCTGGATCCGAAAAAAATAGCCCAATATAGATGTGTTATTAATATTACTTGATTGCCCTTAATGAAACATGCAATGTTAGTAAAGAAAGGGCAGACTAAGGTAAAAAGACAAACAATAGAATCCTGCTTTAATAGTATAGATTGCACACTTAAAATCCTTAACGGATTTGTATTTTTCTTTAAGGGGAGTAGGGGACATACATTAATGGGTAAAAAATGAGAACAAAAACATAGATTTATTTACATAACCTAGAAAATATAATCATAGAGAAAAAAAAATTATAGATTCGAAATCAGCTGGCACATTGGACCAAAAACACAAGATGACTGGAAAACCTTCCTGTTGGCACTTAGGATTAGTACTGTACCCATATCAAACATTCCAAAAAAAACCCGTGCGGACGTCATCTCTACTAATTAAATAGCCGACACATATTCCGTATACCAAATAATAGATCATGTTAATTTCTATTTATTTATAGCATAAACATAATAATATATCTAACTAACATGATAATTAACCAATGCAATGTTTTTCTTATGTGTTCTTTTAATTGTAATCAGGTGGAGTTTACCGCAGCGTTAAGAGACTACGTAGGAAGAGAAACGCCTCTCTACTTCGCCGAACGTTTAACACAACACTACAAGAACATAGCTCGAACCACCGGAGATGGACCCGAGATCTACCTGAAAAGGGAAGATCTATGCCATGGTGGGTCCCACAAAATCAACAATGCTCTCGCTCAAGCTATGATTGCCAGGCGGCTTGGTTGCAGCCGTGTGGTGGCGGCCACAGGATCCGGACAACATGGGGTCGCCACCGCGGCTGCTTGTGCAAAGCTCTCCCTGGAATGTACTGTTTTCATGGGAACCACAGATATAGAGAAACAATCCTCTAATGTTCTTTCCATGAAACTGCTTGGTGCTCAGGTAAAACTAGTAATTACTATATAATTAGACTCTTAATCAACCTAGCTGAAGTGCTGAACCTATCTGGATTCGGTTTTGCAACACAAATTTTGCTTATTTATCCCCCAAAAAATAAACCTGGTTTTTCTTTGATTTTATGAATATATAAGATCTTTTTTTATGAATAATATTTGAGAAATTCCCTAAGATAGTTTTTTTAAAAGTTTTTGTCACAAAATAGCTTTCAATGAAAAAAATGACCAAAATAAGTTTTATTAAATGATAAAAATGTATTTTTACCCTAGGGTTAACTAATCTAAAGTTAGGGTTTAGAGCTAAGGGGTGGAGTTTTGGGGATAGAGTTTCAATTTTTTAAAATAAAAAGTAAATATTAAAATTTTCAAAACAAAAAGGACTATTTTGGTCATTTTATTTTTTTAGAGCTATTTTGTGACAAAAACTTAAAAATAGTTACCGAGATAATTGCCCATAATATTTCTAGATACAACGCAATATTCATCTACTTAACATAAAATTTTGTATATTAAACTGATTTTAATAGGTGAAATCAGTACAAGGAACATTTCAAGATGCGAGTTCAGAGGCGATTCGAAATTGGGTTGGAAAACTAGAAACCACATACTACTTACCGGGGACGGTCGTAGGACCTCACCCGAGTCCGGTAATGGTACGAGAGTTTCAGTCCGTGATAGGGAAAGAGACGAGAAGGCAAGCGAAACAGCTATGGGGTGGTAAGCCTGATGTGTTGGTGGCTTGTGTGGGGAGTGGCTCAAATGCATTGGGTTTGTTCCATGAGTTTGTTAGGGATGAGGATGTGCGGCTAGTAGGCGTCGAGGCCGCGGGGCTGGGTCTGGATTCAGGGAAACATTCAGCTACTTTGGCCGTTGGAGATGTTGGTGTATACCATGGCTCCATGAGCTATTTACTGCAAGATGATCAAGGACAGATACTTAGACCACACTCCATAGGAGTAGGGTAAGTGTGAAAATTATTGCTATTATTTTCTATAACCAATTTTTTTTTTTTGTAAACCAAAGAGAGGACGTTATGTTAAGTACTAAGCCTCACATATTATTGATTGGTACGTAGGTTAGAGTATCCCGGAGTTGGCCCGGAGATTAGCTTTCTGAAAGAAAGTGGAAGAGCCGAATTCTGCACAGCAACAGACCAAGAAGCGATTCAAGGTATCCCTCTATTAATGTTACTTACTACTGATGTTTTCTTTATAATTCTAACAAGATTTTACATTTACGTAAAAAAATCTTCAATCTTGTCGATTGTAGCGTGCATGCTATTGAGCAGATTAGAGGGAATAATCCCAGCATTGGAAACGTCTCACGCGCTCGCGATCCTTGAAAAACTTGTTCCTACTCTGCGTGATGGTGCCAAAGTGGTCGTGAATTGCAGTGGCCGTGGCGACAAAGATATAAACACTCTTATCCAACGAGGCATGCCCTCTTCTCTTTGTTGACTTACCAAGATGCCACAAAACGCTCGACTCTTGTGTGAAATCGTGTAGATTCAGTTTGCAACCATCATTATGGATGAAATAATAATATATCAATCGTTATGTTTTTTTTTTTGAACGACTAGATCAGTTATAAAGATGTACGTACGTATGCAATTAAAACATACAGAGTAGTATATATATAGATGATCTTTCTTTTGCTCAAAGAAAAAAAAAGAATTCCTCTTTCTTTACTTACCAATTGATGATGCAGCGGTGGTGGCTCTTTCTCTTTCTCTCTTCTTTTTCCTCCTCCAGTAGCAAAATAATGGTAAAAGAGCCAAAACCACCAAGATACAAACACAAGTACCTACGATCAATCCTGTTTTGCTTTTCTTCTTCCCTGGAAAAAATAAAAAAGAGAGAGTTATAAAAGCAAATAGATTCTAAAGAGTTGACAAGTTAATTATTAATGGAATTACCAGCCGTTCGCACATAAAGGTCTAGACCCTCTTCGAAATAACTGCGGAGGTCAAGCAAGTCTCGGCTCCATGTTATACAGCTCCAGTTGTCAGTTTCTAGGCTTATGCTTATAGAATAAGCAGTACAAGTGCAATCTCCAAGGCAAATCTTACCGCATTGTTCTGGCTTGGTGATGGACGGGTTAGATTTGGCATTGCGGCTGTCTGGAAGATTCATTTTCCGAACAAGTGAGAAATGGTCGTCTCCGTTGCAGGTCCCATTCTTTTTCTGCACACACTCTTTTGTTGTCACGTTCAAGCTACCGAACTCAAAACCTGGGATACACTCCGACAATAAGCGTTCCGAGTACAAAGGGATGAGCTCCATTGCTGGTCCCACTTTTTGACTATTTGATTCCAAGGTGTAGTGTCTCACTGATCCATCATTGTCTAATTGTACTCTTGTGTAGTCTGGCGAAGTAGTAGTAGTATTAATCGACAAATACGAGATTTGCTGGTCCTTCCATTCTAATCTAAACAAGGATGGAGCTCCGATGAACTTGTATCCGTTCCAAGGACCGCTCCTGTAAAGAAGGAAGGCTTTATACCAAATGGAAAGAACCGGATACTGCGGAGTTTCGAATCTGAAGACGTAATTTCCTGGTCGTGGATCATCAAGTGCTCTCCACGAAGTCAGATACCTGTTTTGGTAATTCCATAGTAGTTTCATCTCAGGAAGTATGGTATCGGTTGGTTCATCGAAACTCTGCCAAAAGAAATCTTCAGGATTGTCGTTGTTGACATCTTTGAGAACGAGATTACCGTTTTCCAGGAGTTGTTGTTGTTGATGAAGAAGAAGAACTCTCTCTTCTAGTCGCGAACCACACAGATTTAGACTTGTCCCGGATAACCAACTGATCATCATCCACCTCTAAGGTCCCGTTGTGTAAAGGTTCTTCTCTATTACCTACCCAGACATAAGTTCTTTCGGCTACATTTTTGTACCAAATCCCTAAAAACCAGCTCTCCGTTCCTGCAGATCTAAAGAACCCAGCCTCAAATGTTCCTTTAGAAGACACGCCCTTAACTGAAACCCATCTATTGAAAGAAACAAAATGTGGCCGAATGACATCATCCTTCTTCTTCTTCTTCTTCTTCTTTAACTTGTATATGATTGGTTAGTTTATTGTTAAGGTATGGCTCCTTAAGTTTTATTGTCGTATATCTTTATGTCTTGTCCTCATTTGGTACTGCATAGGCCTAGTACTGCATGTGCTTGACAAACCCACAACTAGTAATATTGGAAATGTGTATATGGTGGATCTGTCTAGCACATCAAGTTTTTTTTTTTTTTTGTGGTTAGTTTTTGTTTGGTCTAATAGTAGAGATGAAACTATATATGTCACATATTAGCAAAAGTTTCTCATCAAGGAAACTTACTTGCAAAGACAGTCAGCTGGAGACTCTAACATTGCATGACTGCTCTGTAGAGGAGGCAAAGGATTGAGCGTAACAAGTTGTGTATCTCATTCTTGATGTCGCTAGGGCTGGGTTGCAGGTCAAACCCGCCCCGCTGACCCGCAAACAAATAAATTTATACCTGCACTTGCTCCGCTTAATTTACCGCGGGTTATATTTTTATTTTAAAAAATATTTATTTAATTTAATTTTTGTAAAATATAAAATAAATAATATATTTATAATTAAAATTTTAAATATTTTAAAATATTTTGATTATTGTTTTTTAAAATTTTTCGTATTTTCTTTAAAAAATATACATTTTTACAAAAAAAAAAATATTTTTCTTAAAAAAATTTAAAACAAAAAAATGCGGGTTGGCGGGTACCCGCGTTTCAAAATCCACCAACCCGCACCCGCCCCGCATAAAATGCTCATAACCCGCACCCGCACCCGCAAATCGATTTTTCTAAATTGTTCGACCCGCACCCACCCCGCGGCGGGTCAAACGGGCCGGGCCCCGCGGGTAAAAACTCATATTCCCAGGTTGTGTAAAGGTTCTTCTCTATTACCTACCCAGACATAAGTTCTTTCGGCTACATTTTTGTACCAAATCCCTAAAAACCAGCTCTCCGTTCCTGCAGATCTAAAGAACCCAGCCTCAAATGTTCCTTTAGAAGACACGCCCTTAACTGAAACCCATCTATTGAAAGAAACAAAATGTGGCCGAATGACATCATCCTTCTTCTTCTTCTTCTTCTTCTTTAACTTGTATATGATTGGTTAGTTTATTGTTAAGGTATGGCTCCTTAAGTTTTATTGTCGTATATCTTTATGTCTTGTCCTCATTTGGTACTGCATAGGCCTAGTACTGCATGTGCTTGACAAACCCACAACTAGTAATATTGGAAATGTGTATATGGTGGATCTGTCTAGCACATCAAGTTTTTTTTTTTTTTTTTGTGGTTAGTTTTTGTTTGGTCTAATAGTAGAGATGAAACTATATATGTCACATATTAGCAAAAGTTTCTCATCAAGGAAACTTACTTGCAAAGACAGTCAGCTGGAGACTCTAACATTGCATGACTGCTCTGTAGAGGAGGCAAAGGATTGAGCGTAACAAGTTGTGTATCTCATTCTTGATGTCGCTAGGGCTGGGTTGCAGGTCAAACCCGCCCCGCTGACCCGCAAACAAATAAATTTATACCTGCACTTGCTCCGCTTAATTTACCGCGGGTTATATTTTTATTTTAAAAAATATTTATTTAATTTAATTTTTGTAAAATATAAAATAAA
Coding sequences within:
- the LOC106295869 gene encoding LOW QUALITY PROTEIN: uncharacterized protein LOC106295869 (The sequence of the model RefSeq protein was modified relative to this genomic sequence to represent the inferred CDS: deleted 1 base in 1 codon), with the translated sequence MKSQSRNLATLSLMIITVLSWTRIVAGQEALIGKKVLPLCHRECMPICMKVTEATQEICDGACQAGCVQLQGRGTGLSATDQGVDMVIA
- the LOC106295867 gene encoding tryptophan synthase beta chain 1-like, whose translation is MFGKEKSQIISVSKKKKNRNMSSTKIFQVRGQPLPRFPVRNHRMINTVVCGFPIISHHRVSNVLSRTSGPFLGYVPARTDENPFLRGDSNGRFGKFGGKFVPETLMSCLRDLEDEFNFVLSDHEFQVEFTAALRDYVGRETPLYFAERLTQHYKNIARTTGDGPEIYLKREDLCHGGSHKINNALAQAMIARRLGCSRVVAATGSGQHGVATAAACAKLSLECTVFMGTTDIEKQSSNVLSMKLLGAQVKSVQGTFQDASSEAIRNWVGKLETTYYLPGTVVGPHPSPVMVREFQSVIGKETRRQAKQLWGGKPDVLVACVGSGSNALGLFHEFVRDEDVRLVGVEAAGLGLDSGKHSATLAVGDVGVYHGSMSYLLQDDQGQILRPHSIGVGLEYPGVGPEISFLKESGRAEFCTATDQEAIQACMLLSRLEGIIPALETSHALAILEKLVPTLRDGAKVVVNCSGRGDKDINTLIQRGMPSSLC
- the LOC106344314 gene encoding receptor-like serine/threonine-protein kinase SD1-8 produces the protein MMISWLSGTSLNLCGSRLEERVLLLHQQQQLLENGNLVLKDVNNDNPEDFFWQSFDEPTDTILPEMKLLWNYQNRYLTSWRALDDPRPGNYVFRFETPQYPVLSIWYKAFLLYRSGPWNGYKFIGAPSLFRLEWKDQQISYLSINTTTTSPDYTRVQLDNDGSVRHYTLESNSQKVGPAMELIPLYSERLLSECIPGFEFGSLNVTTKECVQKKNGTCNGDDHFSLVRKMNLPDSRNAKSNPSITKPEQCGKICLGDCTCTAYSISISLETDNWSCITWSRDLLDLRSYFEEGLDLYVRTAGKKKSKTGLIVGTCVCILVVLALLPLFCYWRRKKKRERERATTAASSIGK